Below is a window of Polyangiaceae bacterium DNA.
ACCTGCTCACTTCGAACCGAATTCGAAGTCCTTCGTCGCCTTCTTCGGCGCGGCCTTCTGGGGCGCGGGCTCGAGGCTCGAGCCCTTCTCCGGCGCCATCTTCTTCACGTCGGGCGGTGCGGGCTTCGGTAGTGGCGGCGTCGTGGCGGAAGGCTGCGGCGCCGGGACCGGCGCCGGATCAGGGCTGGGCGCGGGCGCGAGACCGCGAGCGGCCGCGGCGCGCGCCTCTTGGATGGCCGACGCCTCGTCGCCGACGGGATCGATGGCCTTCGCGCGATCGAGACCCTCGAGGCACGGGGTGAAGTCGCCGGCCTGGCAGCGCTCCAGGGCGACGCGGCGGAGCTCGCGGGCCTGCTCGTCCGGCGCGACCTCCCGCGCGATCTCCTGGGGCGCCGGCTGCACCCGGCTCTTGAGCCACGCCCAGAGCAGCACGCCGAGCACGAGCAGCGTCGCGGCAGCCGCGAGCTGCTGCGCCCAGCGCGACCGGAAGTACTTGCGCATGCGCGACACCCGCTGCCGCACGCGCGGCGCGGGGAGCTGGGCCTCCTCCGCGATGTGCTCGAGCTTCTCGCCGTCGCCTTCGCGCAGCATCCACTCCAGCGTGCTCTTGGCGCCCTCGGCTTCGGGCAGCTCCCCTTCCGCCCAGCGCAACAGCTCGCGCGCGCTGAGCGGCGCGCTCTCCGCTGAGGCCTCGTCCGCGACGCCTTCCTTCGGCAGCTCGCGTCCACCGCGACGGTGCACGTCCACGATCTTGTTCTTGGCGATACCGAACACCCAGCGGCGGAGCTCCTCGGCTTCGCTCGGAGCCTCCCGGGCCGCGAACGCGTCGGCCAGCGTCGCTTGCACCACGTCTTCCACGTCGGGCTCGGGCACCCGCCCGCGGACGAAGCGAACCAGGCCGGAGCGGAGCTCCGGGGCCGCGAGCAGGGTTCCGCGGTCGGTGAGCGAGGGCATGGCCATGTCGATGATCCTGGGCCGTCATCGGCGCCGGAAGCATTTCTGTGACCCCGCACCCCAGGACTCACCGTAAGCTCCGGAGCTCGCAAGGAATTTCATGGGCGACGAGTGGCGCGTGGAGCAGCTGGTGCCCGGCGGCGACGGCATGGCGCGGCTCGCGGACGGGCGCGTGGGGTTCGCAACGGGCGCGTTCCCGGGTGACCGCATCTGCGTTGGGCGTCACACAGAGCACGCGAGCTGGGTGCGGGCCGAGGAGTGGACGTTGCTCGAGCCTTCGGCGGATCGAGTCTCGCCGCCGTGTCCGGTCGCGGACGCCTGCGGGGGCTGCGAGTGGATGCCGCTCGGGCGGCCCGCGCAGGTGATCGCCAAGTCGTCGCTGGTCCGCCAAGCGCTCCGGCGCACCGGCGGCCTCCACGACTTGCCCGAAGAGCTACCGGTGCGGACCGCTGGTCCGGATCTCGGTTATCGCAACCGCCTGCGCCTGCACGTCCAGCGCGGCAAGGTCGGCTTGTTCGCGCGCCGCTCGCACGACCTCGTGGAGATCCCGGGCTGCGTGGTCAGCGATCCGGCCATCGACGTTGCGCTCGGGAGGCTCCGTGAGCTCGCCGCCCGCACGCCGGGCGCGCTCGCGCGTTGGAGCGAGCTGGAGCTCCGCGTCGCGCCGCTCGGCGCTCCGGTGTCGGTCTGGCTCCTGCCGAGGGAGGAGCGCGCGCCGAGCGCGGCGGAGCGCGAGCTCCTCGAGGCCTTCGGCCGCGAGTGGCTCGTGGTCGAAGCCGGTGGCTCCGCCGCCGATCAGCGCTGGCCCTTGCCGGGCGGGGTGGAGCTCCACGCCCCACCCGGCGGCTTCGTGCAGGTCAACTGGGCGGTCAACCTCGAGCTCGTGTCGGCCCTGGTGGAGGGTGCGCGAGAGCGCGGGATAGCGAGCTTCGTCGAGCTCTACGCGGGCGCCGGCAATTTCACGCTGCCGCTGCTCCGCGCCGGCCTCACGGGCGTCGCGATCGAGCACGCCGGCGCGAGCATTCGAGCTGCGCGGCGGGCGGCCCGCGCGCAGGGCATGAGCGACGACGCCTTCGTCGCGGGTGATGCCCCGCGGGAGCTCGAGCGCCGAGCGAAGCAGAAGC
It encodes the following:
- a CDS encoding sigma-70 family RNA polymerase sigma factor, with protein sequence MAMPSLTDRGTLLAAPELRSGLVRFVRGRVPEPDVEDVVQATLADAFAAREAPSEAEELRRWVFGIAKNKIVDVHRRGGRELPKEGVADEASAESAPLSARELLRWAEGELPEAEGAKSTLEWMLREGDGEKLEHIAEEAQLPAPRVRQRVSRMRKYFRSRWAQQLAAAATLLVLGVLLWAWLKSRVQPAPQEIAREVAPDEQARELRRVALERCQAGDFTPCLEGLDRAKAIDPVGDEASAIQEARAAAARGLAPAPSPDPAPVPAPQPSATTPPLPKPAPPDVKKMAPEKGSSLEPAPQKAAPKKATKDFEFGSK
- a CDS encoding class I SAM-dependent RNA methyltransferase produces the protein MGDEWRVEQLVPGGDGMARLADGRVGFATGAFPGDRICVGRHTEHASWVRAEEWTLLEPSADRVSPPCPVADACGGCEWMPLGRPAQVIAKSSLVRQALRRTGGLHDLPEELPVRTAGPDLGYRNRLRLHVQRGKVGLFARRSHDLVEIPGCVVSDPAIDVALGRLRELAARTPGALARWSELELRVAPLGAPVSVWLLPREERAPSAAERELLEAFGREWLVVEAGGSAADQRWPLPGGVELHAPPGGFVQVNWAVNLELVSALVEGARERGIASFVELYAGAGNFTLPLLRAGLTGVAIEHAGASIRAARRAARAQGMSDDAFVAGDAPRELERRAKQKPDLVLLDPPRTGAREAVKPLLALGPRFIAFCACDPVTLARDVKMLAAAYALDSVTAFDMFPHTHHVETLLWLRRRGA